One genomic region from Gossypium hirsutum isolate 1008001.06 chromosome D13, Gossypium_hirsutum_v2.1, whole genome shotgun sequence encodes:
- the LOC107936050 gene encoding probable LRR receptor-like serine/threonine-protein kinase At1g06840 isoform X2, whose translation MPTSRAWPWTLGAVFLMWLFGSSLLVGAQDGITHPDEVRALRAIWRTLIDPNRNLSNWNRGDPCTSRWTGVLCFNGTQDDGYLHVRELQLLNMNLSGHLSPELGRLSRLRILDFMWNNITGSIPNEIGNITSLELLLLNGNHLTGSLPEEIGYLPNLDRIQIDENRISGELPKSFANLNKTKHFHMNNNSISGQIPPELARLPYLVHFLLDNNNLSGHLPPELSRMPNLTILQLDNNNFEGTTIPDSYGNMSKLLKLSLRNCNLQGPIPDLSRIPQLGYLDLSSNRLNGTITTNQLSRNITTIDLSNNELTGSIPASFSSLPILQELSLANNSLNGSIPSSLWQNKTLNANESLIVDLENNKFTDISGSTDLPPNVTLWLKGNPVCTNNSLSLPQQCASRNDNTRSQSGTNSTGHCQPQSCPFPFEYSPTSNISCFCAVPLPVVYRLKSPGFSDFVPYINSFSEYLTTGLELDSDQLYIGSFEWEKGPRLKMNLKLYPVYNASNNSGNMFNGSEVQRIRGLFTGWNIPDSDIFGPYELINFNLPDIYRGAVVRTSGSGVSTGALVGIVLGGIAVAVTLSAVVTLLILRVRLRNYRLVSKRRQTLKSSIKIDGVKSFTYTELATATNNFNSSTQVGQGGYGKVYRGTLADGMVVAIKRAQEGSLQGEREFLTEIQLLSRLHHRNLVSLIGYCDEEGEQMLVYEFMPNGTLRDHLSAKSKEPPNFAMRLKIALGSAKGILYLHTEADPPIFHRDIKASNILLDSRFIAKVADFGLSRLAPVPDMEGAVPAHVSTVVKGTPGYLDPEYFLTHKLTDKSDVYSLGVVFLELLTGMQPISHGKNIVRE comes from the exons ATGCCTACATCAAGGGCATGGCCATGGACACTAGGAGCTGTCTTTCTTATGTGGCTCTTTGGATCCTCTTTACTTGTCGGAGCTCAGGATGGCATCACGCACCCAGATGAAG TCAGGGCATTACGAGCCATCTGGAGAACTTTGATTGATCCTAATAGGAATTTGAGTAATTGGAATCGAGGAGACCCATGCACATCCCGTTGGACAGGGGTGTTGTGCTTTAATGGAACTCAGGATGATGGCTATCTACATGTTAGAGAACT GCAACTATTGAATATGAATCTCTCAGGACACTTATCACCGGAGCTTGGCCGCTTATCTCGCTTACGGATATT GGATTTTATGTGGAATAACATAACTGGAAGTATACCAAATGAGATTGGCAATATTACATCCTTGGAACTCTT GCTCCTGAATGGAAACCACTTGACGGGTTCTTTGCCTGAAGAAATTGGTTATCTTCCAAATTTAGACAGAATACAAATTGACGAGAACAGGATATCTGGAGAATTACCCAAATCATTTGCAAACTTAAACAAAACAAAGCATTT TCACATGAACAACAATTCAATTAGTGGGCAAATTCCACCTGAACTCGCCAGATTACCTTATCTTGTTCACTT CCTTCTGGACAATAACAATTTATCCGGGCATCTTCCACCAGAGCTATCCAGAATGCCGAATTTAACTATCCT TCAACTGGATAACAACAACTTTGAAGGGACTACAATTCCAGATTCCTATGGAAACATGTCTAAATTATTGAAACT GAGCCTCAGGAACTGTAATTTGCAAGGACCAATACCTGATCTAAGCAGGATACCCCAACTTGGTTATTT AGACCTTAGTTCAAATCGGCTTAATGGTACCATAACTACAAATCAACTGTCACGGAATATCACAACCAT TGACTTATCCAACAATGAACTTACTGGAAGCATTCCTGCCAGCTTTTCGAGCCTACCTATTCTTCAGGAACT GTCACTTGCCAATAATTCATTGAATGGTTCCATTCCATCCTCCCTATGGCAGAACAAGACTTTGAATGCAAACGAAAGTCTTATTGT GGATTTGGAGAACAATAAGTTTACTGATATTTCAGGCAGCACTGATCTCCCTCCAAATGTCACTCTCTG GCTCAAAGGGAACCCTGTCTGCACAAATAACAGTTTAAGTTTACCCCAGCAATGTGCATCCCGCAATGATAATACCAGAAGTCAGTCTGGAACAAACTCCACTGGTCACTGTCAACCTCAATCGTGCCCCTTCCCTTTTGAATATTCACCTACATCTAACATTTCTTGCTTTTGTGCTGTACCTCTTCCTGTTGTATATCGGTTGAAGAGTCCTGGCTTTTCAGATTTTGTTCcatatataaatagcttttcggAGTACCTTACTACTGGTCTTGAATTGGATTCTGATCAGCTATATATTGGTTCGTTTGAATGGGAAAAAGGACCTCGATTGAAAATGAACTTGAAGCTCTATCCTGTTTATAATGCCAGTAACAACAGTGGTAATATGTTCAATGGAAGTGAGGTTCAACGAATCAGGGGATTGTTCACAGGATGGAATATTCCTGATAGTGACATATTTGGTCCATATGAACTTATCAACTTCAATTTACCAGACATCTATAGAGGCG CTGTCGTCCGCACTTCAGGATCTGGTGTCAGTACGGGTGCATTGGTTGGTATTGTACTTGGGGGCATTGCTGTTGCTGTTACATTATCTGCAGTCGTGACACTCTTAATCTTGAGAGTGCGTTTGAGGAACTACCGTTTAGTTTCAAAACGTCGTCAAA ctttgaaatcatcaattaagATAGATGGTGTCAAGAGTTTCACTTACACGGAATTGGCCACAGCAACAAACAATTTTAACAGTTCCACTCAAGTTGGCCAAGGTGGGTACGGAAAGGTTTATAGAGGCACTTTGGCTGATGGCATGGTAGTAGCCATCAAACGTGCACAAGAGGGATCATTACAGGGTGAAAGGGAGTTCCTTACTGAAATTCAATTATTGTCAAGATTACACCATCGGAACCTTGTATCTTTGATTGGATATTGTGATGAAGAAGGCGAGCAG ATGTTGGTATACGAGTTTATGCCAAATGGCACTCTGAGGGATCATCTTTCTG CTAAGTCTAAAGAACCACCAAATTTTGCAATGAGATTAAAAATTGCCCTTGGTTCAGCCAAGGGAATCCTCTACCTACACACTGAAGCTGATCCTCCCATATTCCATCGAGATATCAAGGCCAGCAACATACTATTGGATTCGAGGTTCATAGCAAAGGTTGCTGATTTTGGACTATCAAGACTTGCTCCTGTTCCAGATATGGAAGGGGCAGTGCCTGCTCATGTATCTACGGTTGTAAAGGGGACACCA GGTTATCTCGACCCTGAGTATTTCTTAACGCATAAGTTGACAGACAAGAGTGATGTATATAGCCTAGGTGTTGTATTTCTGGAGCTTTTGACTGGGATGCAGCCAATCTCACATGGAAAAAACATTGTTCGAGAG TGA
- the LOC107936041 gene encoding shewanella-like protein phosphatase 1, with translation MVSLCLNSLPLPPSSCPQKLTETSSSFSNGSIGTALKPIVVNGNPPTFVSAPGRRIVAVGDLHGDLDQARYALEMAGVLSSDGQDLWTGEDAVLVQLGDVLDRGDDEIAILSLLRSLDIQAKAKGGAVFQVNGNHETMNVEGDFRYVESGAFDECADFLEYLNDYEYDWNEAFVRWCGVSRIWKDERKMSRNHWGPWNLVERQKGVIARSVLFRPGGPLACELARHAVALKVNDWIFCHGGLLPHHVAYGIEKMNKEVSQWMRGLIEEDTNRNMPFIATKGYDSVVWNRLYSRDISDLADYQINQINAILQETLQALGAKAMVVGHTPQFSGANCEYNCSIWRIDVGMSSGVLNSRPEVLEIRDDKARVIRSKRNRFSELQMVDYI, from the exons ATGGTTTCACTATGCTTGAATTCATTGCCACTTCCACCTTCTTCATGCCCCCAAAAACTTACTGAAACTTCCTCTTCTTTTAGTAATGGTAGTATAGGAACAGCCTTGAAACCCATTGTCGTCAATGGAAATCCTCCCACTTTTGTTTCTGCTCCTGGTCGCCGTATAGTTGcag TTGGAGATCTACATGGAGACCTTGATCAAGCAAGATATGCGCTTGAAATGGCTGGTGTCTTGAGTTCGGATGGTCAAGACCTATGGACTGGAGAAGATGCG GTACTTGTTCAGCTAGGAGATGTGCTTGATCGAGGAGATGATGAAATAGCTATCTTATCCTTGTTGCGATCATTAGATATACAAGCCAAGGCTAAAGGTGGAGCTGTTTTCCAG GTCAATGGAAATCATGAAACTATGAATGTGGAAGGGGATTTTAGATATGTAGAGTCTGGTGCTTTTGACGAGTGTGCTGATTTCCTGGAATATTTGAATGACTATGAATATGACTGGAATGAAGCATTTGTTCGTTGGTGTGGCGTGTCTAGAATATGGAAAGATGAACGTAAAATGTCCAGAAACCATTGGGGTCCATGGAATCTGGTAGAG AGACAAAAGGGGGTGATTGCCAGATCAGTTCTGTTTAGACCGGGTGGTCCACTAGCGTGTGAGTTGGCACGACATGCTGTAGCTCTTAAGGTTAATGATTGGATCTTCTGTCATGGTGGCCTCCTTCCTCACCATG TTGCTTATGGCATAGAAAAGATGAACAAGGAAGTATCTCAGTGGATGAGAGGTCTTATTGAAGAGGATACTAATCGTAACATGCCCTTCATAGCCACAAAAGGCTATGATAGCGTTGTTTGGAACCGCTTATACTCTAGAGATATTTCAGACTTGGCGGATTATCAGATTAACCAg ATAAATGCTATTCTTCAAGAGACACTGCAAGCACTAGGAGCTAAGGCAATGGTGGTTGGCCACACACCTCAATTCTCTGGGGCAAATTG TGAGTACAATTGCAGCATATGGCGCATTGATGTGGGAATGTCCAGTGGAGTTCTTAATTCGAGACCAGAG
- the LOC107936050 gene encoding probable LRR receptor-like serine/threonine-protein kinase At1g06840 isoform X1: MPTSRAWPWTLGAVFLMWLFGSSLLVGAQDGITHPDEVRALRAIWRTLIDPNRNLSNWNRGDPCTSRWTGVLCFNGTQDDGYLHVRELQLLNMNLSGHLSPELGRLSRLRILDFMWNNITGSIPNEIGNITSLELLLLNGNHLTGSLPEEIGYLPNLDRIQIDENRISGELPKSFANLNKTKHFHMNNNSISGQIPPELARLPYLVHFLLDNNNLSGHLPPELSRMPNLTILQLDNNNFEGTTIPDSYGNMSKLLKLSLRNCNLQGPIPDLSRIPQLGYLDLSSNRLNGTITTNQLSRNITTIDLSNNELTGSIPASFSSLPILQELSLANNSLNGSIPSSLWQNKTLNANESLIVDLENNKFTDISGSTDLPPNVTLWLKGNPVCTNNSLSLPQQCASRNDNTRSQSGTNSTGHCQPQSCPFPFEYSPTSNISCFCAVPLPVVYRLKSPGFSDFVPYINSFSEYLTTGLELDSDQLYIGSFEWEKGPRLKMNLKLYPVYNASNNSGNMFNGSEVQRIRGLFTGWNIPDSDIFGPYELINFNLPDIYRGAVVRTSGSGVSTGALVGIVLGGIAVAVTLSAVVTLLILRVRLRNYRLVSKRRQTLKSSIKIDGVKSFTYTELATATNNFNSSTQVGQGGYGKVYRGTLADGMVVAIKRAQEGSLQGEREFLTEIQLLSRLHHRNLVSLIGYCDEEGEQMLVYEFMPNGTLRDHLSAKSKEPPNFAMRLKIALGSAKGILYLHTEADPPIFHRDIKASNILLDSRFIAKVADFGLSRLAPVPDMEGAVPAHVSTVVKGTPGYLDPEYFLTHKLTDKSDVYSLGVVFLELLTGMQPISHGKNIVREVNVAYHSGMIFSVIDGRMGSYPSECVEKFVTLALKCSHDETDGRPSMADVVRELENIWAMMPESDVGVSVSIDTAAEKMTPPSSSSSSSLVKNPYVSSDVSGSDLVSGVIPSITPR; encoded by the exons ATGCCTACATCAAGGGCATGGCCATGGACACTAGGAGCTGTCTTTCTTATGTGGCTCTTTGGATCCTCTTTACTTGTCGGAGCTCAGGATGGCATCACGCACCCAGATGAAG TCAGGGCATTACGAGCCATCTGGAGAACTTTGATTGATCCTAATAGGAATTTGAGTAATTGGAATCGAGGAGACCCATGCACATCCCGTTGGACAGGGGTGTTGTGCTTTAATGGAACTCAGGATGATGGCTATCTACATGTTAGAGAACT GCAACTATTGAATATGAATCTCTCAGGACACTTATCACCGGAGCTTGGCCGCTTATCTCGCTTACGGATATT GGATTTTATGTGGAATAACATAACTGGAAGTATACCAAATGAGATTGGCAATATTACATCCTTGGAACTCTT GCTCCTGAATGGAAACCACTTGACGGGTTCTTTGCCTGAAGAAATTGGTTATCTTCCAAATTTAGACAGAATACAAATTGACGAGAACAGGATATCTGGAGAATTACCCAAATCATTTGCAAACTTAAACAAAACAAAGCATTT TCACATGAACAACAATTCAATTAGTGGGCAAATTCCACCTGAACTCGCCAGATTACCTTATCTTGTTCACTT CCTTCTGGACAATAACAATTTATCCGGGCATCTTCCACCAGAGCTATCCAGAATGCCGAATTTAACTATCCT TCAACTGGATAACAACAACTTTGAAGGGACTACAATTCCAGATTCCTATGGAAACATGTCTAAATTATTGAAACT GAGCCTCAGGAACTGTAATTTGCAAGGACCAATACCTGATCTAAGCAGGATACCCCAACTTGGTTATTT AGACCTTAGTTCAAATCGGCTTAATGGTACCATAACTACAAATCAACTGTCACGGAATATCACAACCAT TGACTTATCCAACAATGAACTTACTGGAAGCATTCCTGCCAGCTTTTCGAGCCTACCTATTCTTCAGGAACT GTCACTTGCCAATAATTCATTGAATGGTTCCATTCCATCCTCCCTATGGCAGAACAAGACTTTGAATGCAAACGAAAGTCTTATTGT GGATTTGGAGAACAATAAGTTTACTGATATTTCAGGCAGCACTGATCTCCCTCCAAATGTCACTCTCTG GCTCAAAGGGAACCCTGTCTGCACAAATAACAGTTTAAGTTTACCCCAGCAATGTGCATCCCGCAATGATAATACCAGAAGTCAGTCTGGAACAAACTCCACTGGTCACTGTCAACCTCAATCGTGCCCCTTCCCTTTTGAATATTCACCTACATCTAACATTTCTTGCTTTTGTGCTGTACCTCTTCCTGTTGTATATCGGTTGAAGAGTCCTGGCTTTTCAGATTTTGTTCcatatataaatagcttttcggAGTACCTTACTACTGGTCTTGAATTGGATTCTGATCAGCTATATATTGGTTCGTTTGAATGGGAAAAAGGACCTCGATTGAAAATGAACTTGAAGCTCTATCCTGTTTATAATGCCAGTAACAACAGTGGTAATATGTTCAATGGAAGTGAGGTTCAACGAATCAGGGGATTGTTCACAGGATGGAATATTCCTGATAGTGACATATTTGGTCCATATGAACTTATCAACTTCAATTTACCAGACATCTATAGAGGCG CTGTCGTCCGCACTTCAGGATCTGGTGTCAGTACGGGTGCATTGGTTGGTATTGTACTTGGGGGCATTGCTGTTGCTGTTACATTATCTGCAGTCGTGACACTCTTAATCTTGAGAGTGCGTTTGAGGAACTACCGTTTAGTTTCAAAACGTCGTCAAA ctttgaaatcatcaattaagATAGATGGTGTCAAGAGTTTCACTTACACGGAATTGGCCACAGCAACAAACAATTTTAACAGTTCCACTCAAGTTGGCCAAGGTGGGTACGGAAAGGTTTATAGAGGCACTTTGGCTGATGGCATGGTAGTAGCCATCAAACGTGCACAAGAGGGATCATTACAGGGTGAAAGGGAGTTCCTTACTGAAATTCAATTATTGTCAAGATTACACCATCGGAACCTTGTATCTTTGATTGGATATTGTGATGAAGAAGGCGAGCAG ATGTTGGTATACGAGTTTATGCCAAATGGCACTCTGAGGGATCATCTTTCTG CTAAGTCTAAAGAACCACCAAATTTTGCAATGAGATTAAAAATTGCCCTTGGTTCAGCCAAGGGAATCCTCTACCTACACACTGAAGCTGATCCTCCCATATTCCATCGAGATATCAAGGCCAGCAACATACTATTGGATTCGAGGTTCATAGCAAAGGTTGCTGATTTTGGACTATCAAGACTTGCTCCTGTTCCAGATATGGAAGGGGCAGTGCCTGCTCATGTATCTACGGTTGTAAAGGGGACACCA GGTTATCTCGACCCTGAGTATTTCTTAACGCATAAGTTGACAGACAAGAGTGATGTATATAGCCTAGGTGTTGTATTTCTGGAGCTTTTGACTGGGATGCAGCCAATCTCACATGGAAAAAACATTGTTCGAGAG GTTAATGTTGCATATCATTCTGGTATGATATTCTCAGTGATCGATGGGAGGATGGGTTCTTATCCTTCAGAATGCGTGGAGAAGTTTGTGACATTGGCCCTCAAATGTAGCCACGATGAGACAGATGGTAGGCCTTCAATGGCAGATGTGGTTCGTGAACTTGAAAATATATGGGCAATGATGCCAGAGTCAGACGTGGGAGTCTCGGTATCCATTGACACTGCAGCTGAAAAGATGACTCCACCAtcctcttcatcatcatcatcattggtGAAGAATCCCTATGTGTCATCGGATGTTTCTGGTAGCGACCTTGTCAGTGGAGTCATTCCCTCCATCACACCTAGATGA
- the LOC107936005 gene encoding 60S ribosomal protein L10, whose product MGRRPARCYRQIKNKPYPKSRYCRGVPDPKIRIYDVGMKKKGVDEFPFCVHLVSWEKENVSSEALEAARIACNKYMAKYAGKDAFHLRVRVHPFHVLRINKMLSCAGADRLQTGMRGAFGKPQGTCARVAIGQVLLSVRCKDSNSHHAQEALRRAKFKFPGRQKIIVSRKWGFTKFNRTDYLKYKSENRIVPDGVNAKLLGCHGPLANREPGRAFLHAAV is encoded by the exons ATGGGGAGAA GACCTGCAAGGTGTTATCGTCAGATAAAAAACAAACCTTACCCGAAGTCACGTTATTGTCGTGGTGTTCCTGATCCCAAGATTAGGATTTATGATGTGGGAATGAAAAAGAAGGGTGTGGATGAGTTCCCTTTCTGTGTTCACTTGGTCTCTTGGGAGAAGGAAAATGTCTCTAGTGAAGCTCTGGAAGCTGCTCGTATTGCTTGCAACAAGTATATGGCTAAGTATGCTGGAAAGGATGCCTTCCACTTGCGAGTCCGTGTTCACCCATTCCATGTCTTGCGTATCAACAAAATGCTTTCATGTGCTGGAGCTGATAGGCTCCAAACTGGTATGCGAGGTGCTTTTGGCAAGCCTCAGGGAACATGTGCTAGAGTAGCCATTGGTCAGGTCCTCCTTTCAGTTCGTTGCAAGGACAGCAACAGTCATCATGCTCAAGAGGCCCTCCGACGTGCTAAGTTCAAGTTCCCTGGTCGCCAAAAGATTATTGTCAGCAGGAAGTG GGGTTTCACGAAGTTCAACCGAActgattatttgaaatataagTCAGAGAATCGCATTGTCCCTGATGGTGTTAATGCTAAG CTCCTTGGATGTCATGGACCTCTAGCCAATCGGGAGCCAGGAAGAGCATTCCTCCATGCTGCCGTTTAA
- the LOC107936039 gene encoding rRNA biogenesis protein rrp36 encodes MAYRRRQQQQQQGILTSSSSSSADVDADDLVDVEVDAAKAIRASSAHKDSSFSSAYGYGPLHSSSASPLSTPKDSRSHQYESMKSLNESKQGFWGSLARKAKSFLDDDNNNSNSNNNNVQYQFESDGPPKSKLPQSQRPTPEMYHNTYQSDDRHHKTSNPTLQKGIGAITSSLNYIGNAVEEGLTIVENRTAGIIQETRKHIKKKSSGSVAQNEHAKQPQMQQQVRTPVQADQEIQLKASRDVAMAMAAKAKLLLRERKTVSADLAFAKERCAQLEEENRVLRENRDRGDNPENDELIRLQLETLLAEKARLAHENSIYARENRFLREVVEYHQLTMQDVVYLDDRTEEVTEVYPIKVPSLPNINSMPATSGALPSEASLDTSLKITPNITVCPVPPPEFAEGYRSSS; translated from the exons ATGGCTTACAGGAGGAGGCAACAGCAGCAACAGCAGGGAATATTaacatcatcttcatcatcatcagcTGATGTAGATGCAGATGATTTGGTGGATGTAGAAGTAGATGCAGCCAAAGCCATAAGGGCATCGTCCGCCCACAAAGATTCGTCTTTCTCCTCCGCATATGGCTATGGTCCCCTTCATTCTTCTTCTGCTTCTCCTCTCTCCACCCCCAag GATTCCCGCTCCCATCAATACGAATCTATGAAATCTCTAAATGAATCCAAGCAAGGATTTTGGGGTTCTCTCGCTAGGAAAGCTAAATCATTTTtggatgatgataataataatagtaatagtaataataataatgtgcaGTACCAGTTTGAGTCTGATGGACCACCAAAATCAAAGCTGCCTCAGAGTCAGAGGCCAACACCAGAAATG TACCATAATACGTACCAGTCAGATGATAGGCATCACAAAACAAGCAATCCCACATTGCAGAAGGGCATAGGTGCAATTACATCATCCCTTAATTACATTGGTAATGCTGTTGAG GAGGGTCTTACAATTGTGGAGAACCGGACTGCAGGCATCATTCAAGAAACCCGCAAACATATCAAGAAAAAGTCTAGTGGTTCTGTGGCACAAAATGAGCATGCTAAACAGCCACAAATGCAGCAGCAAGTACGAACTCCGGTGCAAGCTGATCAAGAAATTCAATTGAAGGCATCTCGTGAT GTTGCAATGGCTATGGCTGCCAAGGCAAAGCTCCTTCTTCGAGAGAGAAAAACCGTTAGTGCTGATTTGGCTTTTGCAAAGGAGAGATGTGCTCAGCTTGAGGAAGAAAATAGAGTCCTTCGTGAGAATCGTGACAGAGGTGACAACCCAGAAAATGATGAGTTG ATACGTCTTCAACTGGAGACACTGTTGGCAGAGAAGGCACGACTAGCTCATGAGAACTCCATCTATGCACGTGAAAATCGCTTCCTGAGGGAGGTTGTTGAATACCACCAACTCACTATGCAAGATGTTGTATATTTAGATGATCGCACTGAAGAGGTCACTGAAGTTTATCCTATCAAGGTACCTTCATTACCCAATATCAACTCCATGCCTGCTACATCGGGAGCATTACCATCTGAGGCATCTCTTGACACAAGTCTGAAAATAACTCCGAATATCACTGTCTGTCCTGTGCCACCCCCAGAGTTTGCAGAGGGTTACCGAAGTTCATCCTGA